The genome window CAGGGGGTAGCAAGAGTCCAGCCGTTATGGCTCAGTTTGTTATGCCGTGGTTTATGGGGGCTGCGTGGATACCAAAATTCACTGGAGATAGAAATAAATTTGGGGACTGGAGGGTTCAGGTGGAGGCCATGCTGAGGGCTCAAGGACTCACTGAACAGCAGCAGGCAGACTTCTTGCTGGGGGCTTTAGAAGAGGATGCTAAACGAGAATTGCTTCTTGTACAACCCACACAAAAGGATACCGGAGCTAAAGTACTACAACAGTTGCAAACCCTTTATGCTAAACCAGCCACTAAAGCGCAGTTGAGAGCagctttttttaactgtagacAGCGAGCGGAAGAATCAGTGAGTGCTTATATATTAAGACTAAGAGAATTTCTTTCCAGATGGCAGGCACAAGATACAGGTGTAAGAGAGGACGGAGCGGATTTGTTGTTGGACCAGCTGATGGTGGGGTTACGGGCCGGATCCATTAAACAGGAGTTGAGCCGTCAGCTCCGGCGGGATGAACATCTGACCTTCAGTGCAGTCTGTAACGAAGCACGGGCCCTGGAACGGGAACTacaagagggagaggagagcacTATGTCTCAGAGAATTGTAGCTCCACAAACGCAAGAAGAAAGGCCCAACGTGGAACAACTGAAAAGCCAGTTGCGACATGAACTGCAGCAGGACCTGATGGGCGAGGTGCGGGAACAGATGAAGACCCTCTCAGCCAACCTAATGGAAGAGGTCAGGACCCAATTAATGAGGGAACCGTCGTCAGCCCTGAGCGACCGACCAACGACGGGTCCAACGTATACGTCGCGACAAGGGTCTAGGTCAGCTTACCAGTGGGATACAGAGGGTCGGCCCATCTGTCTGTGCTGTGGCGAAGCTGGACATATGCAACGCTGGTGCCCACGTAGACCATCCAAGCGACGGGATTTTTAATCCCCCCTACCACTGAGGGCCAAGTAGTGGGGGCTGTTGGACAAGAGGAAGGGTCTGTGTTACAAGAGAGGTCTGCATTGATCGGTGAGTGCCCTAGCGTTGTTATAAAGATGAATGAAAAGGCAGTGCCATTTGTATTAGATACAGGGTCACAGGTCACCCTTTTGAGTGAGACTTTGTTTAACAAGTATCTGGCAGGTACTTGCTCTACTAATACTACTGAAGCCCCTTGGTTGACTCTACGGGCAGCAAATGGCCTGAAGATTCCCTATATTGGTTATGCTTTAGTTGATTGTCGAATAGGAAGCATCTGTGTACCGGCAAAGGGTGTAGTAATAGTGAACGATGAGTGTTTGGGACCCACCAAAGGTATACTGGGCATGAATATTATTAATCCTGTGTGGTCTGCTCTTACTCAAGGGAACCATCCAGGGTTGGCTGCTTTTAAGACCACCATGCCACTTGTTCAGAGCCAGGCTTGGGTCAGAGCCTTTGCAGAGTGTCGTCGGATCACTGAAGGGGAATCCCTTCCCCCCTACCAAGGCCAAGTCAAGTTACCACGCCAACAACCAGTAATCATCCCACCACAGACAGAAATGCTGGTATGGACACAGGTATCTGAAGGGGCCCCAAAACAGAATTGTAACGTGATGATTGAATCCCTTCCAGACAGTGGTGCGGAGTGGTGCGTGGGCCGTACGTTGGCAGTGATATGTGATGGAAGGGTCCCTGTACGGCTGTGCAACCCTAATCCATATCCGGTAGAGATTCCCCAGCGACAGCCGCTGGCCCAAGTGACAGAAGTGGCTATAACTGACATTCAAGGAGAACGGGAGCTGGTTTTTAACAACGTAACAACGGATGTGGTGGAGGTTGAGGTGAGGCACATTGGAGTGGAAGACACAAGCGGACCACACCCAGCAGTGACTCTGCAGGGAGATGGACTGACCCCGGACCAACAGGGTGAGTTGACAAAATTGTTACACAAGTGGTCAAAAACCTTTGCTTGTCACGATGAAGATTTCGGCTGTACCAGCGTGGTGAAACACCAAATCCCCACGGGTTCAGCTCCCCCCAGTCGTGAGCGGTACCGGACTGTTCCCCCTAGTCTCTACACAGAATTGAGGACTTTGCTGCAGAATATGCTGACGGGTGGAGTGGTAAGAGAGAGTGCAAGTCCTTGGGCAGCTCCAATCGTGCTGGTGAAGAAAAAGGATGGGAGTTGGCGGTTCTGTGTGGATTACAGGAGGCTGAATGCGTGTACTCACAAAGACGCCTACCCTCTGCCCCGGATCGAGGAGGCGTTGACTGGACTAAAGGCTGCCCGATGGTATTCTACCTTGGATCTAGCAAGCGGGTATTGGCAAGTCGAAATGCATCCAATGGACAGAGAAAAAACCGCCTTTACCACGCCGTTCGGGTTGTATGAGTTCAACCGGATGCCCTTTGGATTGTGTAATGCCCCTGCAACCTTCCAACGATTGATGCAACGTTGTTTAGGTAACTTGGTAAATGACTTTCTGCTGATTTACTTGGATGATGTGGTTGTGTTCTCTCCCGATTTCAGGAGTCACCTGCGTCACCTGGAGGAGGTGTTTCGGTGTCTCCATGAACATGGGTTGAAGCTTCAACCTACAAAGTGCCGTTTGTTCCAGCGAGAGGTGACGTACTTGGGGCATGTCATCAGTGAACAAGGAGTGTCCACTGACCCAGAAAAGACTATTGCAGTAAGGGACTGGCCAATTCCTCAGACTGTAAAACAGGTAAAATCCTTCTTGGGTTTTGCAGGTTATTACCGGCGGTTCATACCCGCTTTTTCTAAAATAGCCCTCCCCTTAAATGCTCTAACTCACGGAACGACTACACAGAGTAAGAACGCCCCAATCACGTGGACGCCGGAATGCCAACGGGCCTTTGATCAGCTCAGAGAGGCGTTGCTTACCACCCCTGTGTTAGCCTACGCAGACTTTTCCCAACCATTTAGGCTATACACGGATGCCAGCCTAGATGGGTTGGGGGCGGTATTGGCCCAAGTAcaaaaggggagggagagggttATTGCCTATGCTAGCCGTAGCCTACAGCCAACCGAACGGAACGATCAGAACTATAGCTCTTTTAAGTTAGAACTGCTAGCTTTGAAATGGGCTGTGACGGAGAAATTCAAAGACTATTTGTATGGGGCtgaattcactgtgttcacagACAACAACCCACTGGTTCACCTGGAGACCGCTCGTCTGGGCGCAGTGGAGCAGCGATGGGCGGCCCAACTAGCAAACTTTAGGTATGTCATAAAGTATAGACCGGGTgcccaaaataaaaatgcagatgCTCTCTCCAGGTTGCCAGAAGTACAGGACCAAAGACCCTTCCTCGCTGGCAGAGCAGTGGTGGAGGAGCCGCCCGGGGCAGAACGACAGGACTCAATGCCGCCCCTCACCAGCGGAGCAGTGGTGGAGGAGCAGTCCTGGGCAGACCGACAGGCTGGGGACCCGGAACTGAGGCTGATACGACAGCGGAAGGAGCAGGGGCTGCCTCCTTTAGAGACCAACCGCCGGGACTCTCCATACGTATACCAACTACAGAGAGAATGGGATAACCTGGTGCTGCGAGATGGCATTCTGGGGCGACTACATCGGGAGACGGGGACCGGAGGAGAGGTTTTTCAAGTGGTGGTCCCCAAACGAGAAACTAAAGAGGTGTGGGGGATGTACCATGACAAGATGGGACACCCGAGTGGAGAAAGGACTCTCACCACCCTGCAACGGCGTTGCTATTGGCCGAGGATGAACGAGGACGTAAGAGAGTGGACAGCAGCCTGCCCCCAATGCGTCTGCGCGAAGGCTGGGGCCGAGGTAAAAGTTCCCCTTTTACCCATTTTGACTAGTTACCCATTTGAAGTAGTGGGAGTAGACTACCTGTCTTTGGGGCGGCCGGAGGATAGGCACCCCTACATATTAGTTATAACGGATCTGTTTTCTAAGTATGCCCTGGCAGTACCGACCCGAGACCAGTCAGCGAATACCACAGCACAGGCCCTGTACAACCACTTGATCCAGATCTTCGGCTGCCCCGAGCGTATCCTGACTGATCGAGGAGCAACATTTGAATCATCAGTAATGAAAGAACTGTGCCAGCTTTATGGCTGCCTAAAGAGCCGCACTACCGCCTACCACCCGCAGGGGAATGGGGCATGCGAGAGGTTCAACCAGACTTTGTTGGGGCTGTTGAATTCCTTGGAAGAAGTAAGTCAAGCCCAGTGGCCAAGTCGACTGCCCGCTCTTGTACAGGCATATAACAACACCTTGCACAGTACCACTGGGATGACACCACATTTTGTGGTGTTTGGAAGACATGCCAGGCTGCCCGTGGACTGGGTAGCCGGGTTGAAGCCTACGATGGAGCCCCATACCCTGTCGGGTTGGGTGAAGGAACACCAAAGAGCCTTACAACAGGCTTATCAGACAGTAACCCAGCAAACGCGACAACAACAGGACCGGGATCGGACCAGATATAACAAAAGGACGCAGCTGGCGCCACTGCTTCCCGGAGAACGAGTGCTGGTCAGAAATTTCCGCAGGAGGGCTAAAGGGAAGTTGAATTGGCGGTGGGTCCCAGAACCATATGTGGTGGTGAAACAGCTGAGAGAAGGTCATCCGGTCTACCTACTTCAGCCAGAAGGTAAAGAGGCACCCACTCGTACAGTACATAGAAATAACCTCCAAACATGCCCGTTGGACCTGTTACCATCCAGACAGGAACCAGAGGAACCGCAGCCTGCTGTGTCCCCGCAAATGGAACCCATGCCCCCTCCAACGTGTTGGCTGCCCAGATGGGTGGCAGCTGGTCCTAGCCAGCCACCAGCGGAGCAAGACCCGGTATTGGACCAACCACCTGGCCCTCCAGTAGAACTGGCAGCCCAAAAAGAGAGAGTAAACCCTTTGACGATACGCCGCTCTACACGGCCGAATTTGGGTCTGCCCCCTGCTCGGTATAATAGTGAGTAGATGGTCGGGACGACCACCAATAAAGAGGGGGGGAAATGTCAAAGGTAGATTACACTGTGATGTTTGCATGGGTTTGCTGTGATTTTGGTTTGggtttattgcatgtgtttgctgtgttttctgtttgggtttattgTGGCATGTCTTTTATAATTGTTGAATTGCATGGTTGGTTTTGTGGTggctttatttcctgttttgtaGGTGGGTTTTCTTTATGGAGAATGGAGACCCTCCcccctgtttgttgttgtcgctCGGACTTAACAAGCTCAGAATTACATAAGTGGACACACCTGGGCTTGATGAGGGCAGGTGTGTGAGAACAAGGCGGTGAAAAGGAGAGAAGCCacacagaagagacagagaagccACGGGGAAGCAACGGGCGAGGGCAAGAGGAACTggcggaagaggaggagagcagagcagaatcGAAGCAAGAGAAGTGAAGCCAAAGAGACACGGAGGAGGGCGGTAGCTGAGACGAGTGGACGGACGGGAGAAGCGTCTACGATAGACACTCCGAGAAGGACTGAAACGCGAGAAAGCAGATAAGTAAAGGAACGTCTGCCGGCTAACCTCGGAGAGTGTGTGGCGTGAAGTACTGCTTGTGATCTGTGTTCtgagagctctctctctctctgtccctcccaGTACCAGCTACGGAGCAACAAAGACGCTACGCCGACTGGACGAAGAAGGACCCCGGCTTCCGGAGTGAAACGTGGCTGCCGTTTGCATCATTGCTGCCTTGGACTGAAACGAACATTGAACCATAAACGATAAGGACATGACTCTTAGTATATTATATGAATTTTAACCCTTCCTAGCTGTCTTTTATATGTGTTGTTTGTTAGTCTTAATCTGGTTTTAGTTTTagaataaagaattacatttagactaagctgtgttgtgtgtcctaATTTGTCAGTGGGAAGGTTTTAACTGCTGGTAGACCGcctatagtttaaaaaaaaaaaaaaagaagaacaccCCTCCTCTCGGTGGGTTtgtgacatgtgtgtgtgtgtgtgttaaatattaCCTGGGTCCGTGTGACCCAGACAGACGAGGCCGTGGTATAGGTGACATACAGTCAAACGCGGGAACGGGTCCCGGAGACCCAAAGGGCCGGGTTCGCTCTAGTAAACGTTACATGAACTGAAAACCAACGTGGGTCCCTGGGAACCAAAGGTCAATGCAAAAGGTCAAATAAAACGAATGTGTCTCTGTGAcccaataaaaaacacaaggattattctgtaatctctctctctctctctctcctctctctctctctctctctctctctgtgtgtgtgtgtgtgtgtggtgtgtgtgtgtgtgtgtgggtgttaaaTATTACCTGGGTCCGTGTGACCCAGACAGACGAGGCCGTGGTACAGGTGACATACATTCAAACGCGGGACGGGTCCTGGAGACCCAAGGGCCGGGTTCGCTGTAGTAGACATGACATGAATTGAAAACAAAcgtgggtccctgggacccgaggGTCAATGCAACAGTCAACTAAACCGAATGTGTCCCTGTGACCCGATGGAACACACAAGGGTTATTctgtaaatctctctctctctctctctctcctctctctcctctctctctctctctctctctctctctctctctctctctctctctctctctctgtgtgtgtgtgtgggtgtgtgtgtgtgtgtgtgtgtgtgtgtgtgaaatgggcTGAAACAAGCTTCGGACCCAAGGGCAAATTCAAAAGGTCACATAACCTGCACGGGTCCCCTTGACCCgatggacaacacaagggttaagtaaaaacacatgttcagttttgtgcattgttgttttgttgtgtgttatcTGTCATATAAAACAATGTCTTCCGCATAAAAAagttatgtatttgtttaagaCTTGATGAAATATACTAAGGGTGCTCCGATCAGGATTTTTGGGGCCGATCACCGATTGCTGAAAGCAGTATTGGTTGATACCGATCACCGATCACCTGTCACCGATCACTGGGTCTATCTGAAGCCTTCTATTTATCATGTCATATATTAAATTTTAATAGTcttaacaaaaatgtatatgtaCTAAAATTAACAGAagataatgtattgtgaattgTCAACTGTTTACGTTTATTGACAGGAAACGTTCAACATTCTACTTCCTTAGAAACACACCTTTAACAGCTTAGAGCTTAACAAATAAGCCTTATTTCGAAATAAGATACAAAAAATCTGTCATTGTTAATTTACACAAACTTAAAGTGTACTTAAACTTAAAGTgcagagcaaagaaaacaaaatcaaatatcttGGGATGTCAAGATAAAAAGGCATAAGGTGTGTATTTTAGGCTTGCCCTGCGGTAATGAACTAAAAATAGAAGCAGTGGGAACAGTCACACATCTTTAGAGAATATATCACTAATTGTTTGGCTTTTTGTCCTAGCTCCAAATCTAAAATGTCCTTTCAAtcactgcagacattttttCAGTAGTAATAACAAAGTTTTGTAAATTTCAAACAAATCCTAACTGTAAATGTTCTTTTAGCTCCTTTAAATCtacatacatttaaagtgcACAGCATGGAAATCATGAGTCAATGAGAAAGACAGAAGAGGAATAGAGAGTAGTAAAGCCCTTTCTCTTAAAGCTTACTTGTTAAGCATCAATGGCAGATTTTTCTTCAGAAATATAAGCATCTCTGCATTTTTGGCAGACAACTTGTTCCTCTTCTCATCTACAATATTCCCTGCTGTGCTAAAAAGTCGCTCACTATCTACACTTGTGCATGGAGCACAGAGGTAGGCTCGTGCTGCTTGTGCGAGAGCGGGAAACGACTTTTATTGTCTCGCCAAAAAACAAGCGGCTGTCCGCTCCGTGGGATGACTGGCTCTGATAGGTTGAGGTTCATCTGCGATGATGTTGAGGTGCTGATGTCACCGCCACCATGCTCCCCATCTTCATCCAACAACTCAGCATACATAGCGTGTAAGGAGCCAGCTCGTGGTACTTTCTCTGGGGGCTCGGTGCCAGTCGCTTCCAAACTCGCCTCACCATTTTGCTGCTCCTGTCCAGTAGCAAGGACATCAGAAAGCAGCCCGCGAATCTGGGGCTTGAGTGCGTCGGAGAAATATCTGtctttatacctttttttttggttaaaaagaaaaagaaaactttaatgGATTACTTAAATAAGAATCAGAAAAACTTTTTGAACTCAAAGGGGAAATTGGGTTAAGTTACAGCCTCTACATTcaagaaaagaaatatgtaaCACCATAGACATTGttctattattaatatatttcatAGTTTATGCTCTGCTCTTGTTTTGATAAGTGAACTAGTCTTGGCCAAATAGGCAATAGCATACTCCAAATTTGCATTTTACTCTATAGTCTTAATTCTTCttctaaatgtttatttttctagTAAATTTGAAGGAAATGCCAGCCTAGCCTGCCTACTAAAAGATTACAACACTAATCATTTCAGGCATGTAACAGTCATTTAGgccaaaatagatttttttcttgcaaGATAAAATATACTTCAATTGACAGGTACTGTGGCCCCAACACTGGCAATGTACACATCATCGCAGACCTGTATGCTGAGGTCATTGGAGTCCTTACACAGTCAAAGGAAGTCAGCTTAAATCTGCCTGTTAGTTAAATACCGGCTGATTTGTCACTTTCTCAGTCAAACCTAACCTCTCATTAGTTtagggagtttttttttgtaagtgtagatgtatatatgtttttgtgCGTGTGCTCAGGTTTCAAGCAGTGAGGAAGAAGTTCATCACAGAACTGAAGGAGCTCAGGCTAAAAGAGCAGAGTCCCTATGTGGTCCAGAGCATCATCAGTCTCATCATGGGCATGAAGTTCTTCCGGGTGAAAATGTATCCTGTGGAGGATTTTGAGGCTTCTTTTCAGTTCATGCAGGtaaattaaaaagtcattttttcatgCATATTTGTCAAAGAGTTACCACAGTAAGTGGGGCTGATACGTGTTTTTTTGCACTGCCGCTCCTTTGTTCAAACTCAGCAGCTGTCCGTAGCAAAGGCTCATAAAGTTAGATGAGTAACGATCAAAGGTGAGGTTtggagcccgaccgatatatcggtgggccgatattaggcatttgcCGATCCGATGGTATCAGCATCTATAATGgccaattaaaataataataataataattcatcgGAATTATTTATgatgacaaatacatttctgtcaaattaatatttaattaataaaaacggactgtgaaccatgttatgagcattgATGTtcagaggtgtagtggtaaaaaaagaggtgggtaaactataaattctgtgatcaggtggaccacgacgcgatcaccgataaggggggccacggcctacctgatgacatgtttgtttcaTTGTTTCCTCACAGGTCACACAATCAGTTCAGTTCATACATTAATCGAatttcttgttaaaaagactcaagaaggaattatatggttgaaatctataaagtttactaaatgacaaaacagagacaacaaaaatatgtgtaaaatattcacattaacaagctggaatcaaaattttgtctttaaaatattactcaaaccaactaatcaattatcaaaatagtgatGATGGagtttattatatataaatacatacattttctccataagaatttaattatcagccataatgtataaaccatccgaggtagactgacccagtttctgtatgatatcaaccttgtaacattataagaaaaacaattatccactATTTTACGcagaaaaactacattacccacaatcctaagcataacagcaacgtttctgattggtcaaacttgctgttaccatagaaacgtttACCGTAACAGCTAGAGCGACAACAATAACAACCCTAGTACCTTCCAAGCAGcactgcctggaaggcaacgcTGGGGGAATATACACCAAACTCCGCAAGAGATTGGTCAACACTGACCGTAATGCAGCGCAATCTGAGACTTCGTCttaggtttaacaacctatgaaactaataatgaacaatatgaaactaaaacgacacaagcttaatttagaatggctttgggacgataggctattcagaggtggataaacgcactttggaggtgggtaaacgccatttccgaattttgagaggtgcataaacggcgtttacgtgcgtttagcctccactacatcactgttggtgttgcatagtttctcaaccagagggcgctctacaacatccttgtttgttatggtttggtttttatgtcttattttattgtagaaatctgttttactgtgtttaattcttagcctggttctgtcaTGTCTTGTAATTATTGTATggtatttttggtcttgtcttgtatatgttctgtttcctgttttattttgaagtctgggtctctgtctcaAGAGGCTTGATAATCAAACTCCTTTTggagaaaacaaatggaattcTGCTATGTTGTCAGTTAAGAAGCCAGCCACAGGGTGCTGCAGTTGCCTAGCAACGGTGCTAAGCTGCAGTCATTCTGAACTCTGACATCATATTCTAAAATGGCTTTGATCCTTTTTGATGTGATGTCATATAACTTTCTTCATTTTGACATCAATGTGACATCACCAGACGTCAAAACAAATTGATTATGTTAACTCAGGGTTAAGGCTTTGTCATTTCAACTGGTAACCACTAAACACAGTGTCTTGTTTTACAGGTAAGTCCGATCTGTGTCAGAGACAATCTTCAGACAAACGAACAACATCTCCAATCGACAAGTCTGATCCAGACAGCAACAGTTAAAGAAGTCTGATCCAAGTCTAAGGGATCACTGGCGGAAACATGAGCACAGCCAGTTTCAGTGGAATCAAAGGGCCCAGCAAGATAGCTTTGGACCAAGTAAATGACAATGAGAAGACTGCAGAGAATCAGGCAACAATTGAGTGCCTGAATTCAATCATTATTTACTTCTACAGGAGAAATGTGGAACTCAAGgacaaaatggagaaaatagCAGTTGCTGCTGTCAATAGGAATAATCCAAGTGAGTTGGACTATGACAGCCATGACAAGGAACCTGTGAAGAAGGCTCCTCCCAGGCTGTTCTGTGACATCTGCGACTACTTCGACCTCCATGACACCGAGGACTGTACCGCACAAATTCAGAGGCCCGACTCCCCTCCACACACCACCTACCACAGCAATAAGCATATAGAACGACCCTACTGCGATTTCTGTGAGGTCTTTGGCCACTGGACCGAGTACTGTAATGATGACCAGACCTTTTAAGCCtctgcagcagcttctaatggtatggcccgtcagacaccgcctaccaagagcctgggtctgaccgaggtttctgcctaaaaggaagtttccagcttgttaatgtgaatattttacacatatttttgttgtctctgttttgtcatttagtaaactttatagatttcaaccatataattccttcttgagtctttttaacaagaaatTCGATTAATGTATGAACTGAACTGATTGTGTGACCTGTGAGGAAACAAtgaaacaaacatgtcatcaggtaggccgtggccccCCTTATCGGTAATCGCGTCGTGGTCCACCTGatcacagaatttatagtttacccacctctttttttaccactacacctctgaACATcaatgctcataacatggttcacagtccgtttttattaattaaatattaatttgacagaaatgtatttgtcatcATAAATAATTCcgatgaattattattattattattttaattggcCATTATAGATGCTGATACCATCGGATCGgcaaatgcctaatatcggcccaccgatatatcggtcgggctccaAACCAAATGTACCAGTGAGTCTGTGCTcagggagcacacacacacacacacacacacaacacacacacacacacactgtttgctgCTGGTGGCTGAGCACTAAACCAAATCAGGTTCTATTGTTTATGACATGTACATAAAATCTAATCTTTATGGCACAATAACGCTTAgtataatataaacatatatttaaaataagcTAAAAGATTatataatctaatatatataaaacacacaccacaacacacacacacacacacacacacacacactgtttgctgCTGGTGGCTGAGCACAATAACGCTTAgtataatataaacatatattaaAATAAGCTAAAAGATTatataatctaatatatataaacacacacacacacacacacacacacacacacacacacacacacacacaccgtttgCTGCTGGTGGCGAGCACTAAACCAAATCAGGTTCTATGTTTATGACATGTACATAAAATCTAATCTTTTGGCACAATAACGCTAgtataatataaacatacatttaaaataagctAAAAGATTatataatctaatatatataaacacacacacacacacacacacaccacacacacacacatatatatatagacatgtatatatagacatacatacacatagacgtacacaccagacacacaagaaACATGCATCTTTTTGCAGTAAGAACAATAACAAGCCTGAGTTAGATAAGACTGGGAGAGTAatacctatacacacacacgaacacacacacacaccacacacacacacacacacacacacacacacacacactgtttgctgCTGGTGGCTGAGCACTAAACCAAATCAGGTTCTATTGTTtatgacatgtacacaaaatcCAATCTTTATGGCACAATAACGCTTAgtataatataaacatacatttaaaataatctaaaagattatataatctaatatatataaacacacacacacacacacacacacacagggtttaAACAGCATTGCACCCGGGTGCAGTTTTTCtttggcctgtaacttttgacgtgaaggtgccaga of Etheostoma spectabile isolate EspeVRDwgs_2016 unplaced genomic scaffold, UIUC_Espe_1.0 scaffold00018611, whole genome shotgun sequence contains these proteins:
- the LOC116681316 gene encoding protein furry homolog-like, with the protein product MTGSDRLRFICDDVEVLMSPPPCSPSSSNNSAYIACKEPARGTFSGGSIKYTSIDRYCGPNTGNVHIIADLYAEVIGVLTQSKFQAVRKKFITELKELRLKEQSPYVVQSIISLIMGMKFFRVKMYPVEDFEASFQFMQVN